A genome region from Methanococcoides burtonii DSM 6242 includes the following:
- a CDS encoding MogA/MoaB family molybdenum cofactor biosynthesis protein, with protein MNTVSNQHKKDAVKAFKFAIISISTSRYEKYGSGTSPVGADDISGKIMMDLVEENGHNLVDYCLVSDEMSAIKEAVTEAILKGADIVITTGGTGLTPSDVTIESIVPMFEKQMPGFGELFRYKSTEQIGPAVMLTRADAGIMGGSAVFCLPGSPGAVELALSKIILPEVGHIIKHIR; from the coding sequence ATGAATACTGTCTCCAATCAACACAAGAAAGACGCAGTTAAAGCCTTTAAATTTGCGATAATCTCCATTTCTACCTCAAGGTATGAAAAGTATGGTTCAGGCACATCTCCTGTGGGTGCTGATGATATTTCCGGCAAAATTATGATGGACCTGGTCGAAGAAAATGGACACAATTTAGTTGATTATTGTCTTGTTTCGGATGAAATGTCTGCTATAAAAGAAGCTGTCACTGAAGCGATACTAAAAGGTGCAGATATTGTAATTACTACTGGCGGAACTGGGCTGACCCCTTCTGATGTGACCATTGAGTCCATAGTACCAATGTTTGAAAAGCAGATGCCTGGATTTGGTGAACTTTTCAGGTACAAAAGCACTGAACAGATCGGACCAGCAGTTATGCTGACGCGTGCTGATGCAGGCATTATGGGTGGATCTGCTGTATTTTGTTTGCCAGGATCTCCTGGTGCTGTCGAATTAGCAC
- a CDS encoding 50S ribosomal protein L16 yields the protein MVRKPASMYRNVKSRSFTRRKYMGGVPGSQVIHFDMGNKTADFPVKITLLADERCQIRHTALEAARITANRAMTTAAGRSGFHMKLRVYPHEVLRENKQATGAGADRVSSGMRAAYGKNVSTAARVSARQKIFTISVNKEHFIIAKDALRRAGQKLPTPVTIVVDQGQELVR from the coding sequence ATGGTAAGAAAACCAGCAAGTATGTATAGAAATGTGAAGTCACGCTCATTCACCAGAAGGAAATATATGGGCGGTGTACCGGGCAGTCAGGTCATTCACTTCGATATGGGAAACAAGACCGCTGACTTCCCAGTAAAGATAACACTTTTAGCAGATGAAAGATGCCAGATAAGACACACAGCTCTTGAAGCTGCACGTATCACTGCTAACAGAGCAATGACAACAGCAGCAGGACGTTCCGGCTTCCATATGAAGCTCAGGGTTTACCCACACGAGGTTCTGAGAGAGAACAAGCAGGCAACCGGCGCAGGAGCAGACCGTGTATCAAGTGGAATGAGAGCTGCATACGGAAAGAATGTCAGTACTGCTGCAAGGGTATCCGCAAGACAGAAGATCTTTACGATCTCAGTCAACAAAGAGCACTTCATCATTGCAAAGGATGCTTTGAGAAGGGCTGGCCAAAAATTACCAACTCCTGTCACGATCGTAGTAGATCAAGGCCAGGAACTGGTAAGATAA
- a CDS encoding translation initiation factor IF-2 subunit beta, with translation MDDYETMLNRAIENLPDVETTDVRFVIPEPRIFIEGKTTVLENFANIADVLNRDPDHLMKYLTREMGTAAKLEGSRAIFQGKFPKENIKSNIDAYVEEYVICSECNRPDTQLVKSDRVIILKCSACGAHRPVKKRRTTIATPRDAVEEGEEYEVRIDAVGSKGDGIAKLAKFTIFVPGATKGDVLKIKIKRISGNLAFAERV, from the coding sequence ATGGATGATTACGAAACGATGTTGAATAGGGCTATTGAAAATCTCCCTGATGTGGAAACTACGGACGTCCGTTTCGTAATTCCAGAACCCAGGATCTTCATAGAAGGTAAAACCACCGTGCTGGAGAACTTTGCCAACATCGCAGATGTTCTGAACAGGGACCCAGACCATCTTATGAAATACCTTACCAGAGAAATGGGTACTGCGGCCAAACTCGAAGGCAGCCGTGCCATATTCCAGGGAAAGTTCCCGAAAGAGAACATAAAGTCGAACATCGATGCATATGTGGAAGAGTACGTAATATGCTCCGAATGTAACCGCCCTGATACCCAGCTTGTCAAATCTGACAGAGTCATTATTTTAAAGTGTTCTGCTTGTGGAGCACATCGCCCTGTCAAGAAGAGGCGAACTACAATTGCCACACCACGTGACGCAGTTGAAGAAGGTGAGGAATATGAAGTAAGAATAGATGCTGTCGGTTCAAAAGGCGATGGTATTGCTAAACTTGCTAAATTTACCATATTCGTACCTGGCGCCACAAAAGGTGATGTCCTGAAGATCAAGATCAAGAGGATCAGTGGGAACCTCGCATTTGCAGAAC